AGCAGACCGCCGATGACCGAGGTGGTCTGGAAGAAGTCGTACTTGAGGAAGTCATGCATGGGCTTGTAGGCGGGGATGGTCCAGAAAGCGTTGAAGTACACATTGATAGCCAGGAGCCACAAGACGAGGGTCAATGCCGCAAGCTTAGTTTTGAAGCCGATGGCCACCAGGATGATGAGGGCTGTCCCAACCATATTCTGCAGGATCTGTGGTGGTACACACATGTTAAAGTGGCTGGATTAAGTTTTGCAGTTTTCAGTACCATATGTGGTCACTGAAACACTGGTGGCTGGCTGACTGACaagcacatttttaatctgCCTTTTGAGACTCAATTTAgactatttaaataaaactggtGTTATATATTCAAGAAATGATTGTAGTGAATGTGAGAGAACAGACAATCTTCAACAATATTGTTCATCATATTGTGAAATTTgcttcactttcttgccaagagttagatgagaggattgattccactgtcatttctgtgtgataaatatgaagccacagcaaacagctggttagattagcttagcacaaagattgGAAACAGCTGAccttccctgtgtctgtctgtgggcaTTTTCACACCTAGAGTTTGCTTGCTCAGGTGtgaattaattgattaatttgttGATTGGTTTCTTTTAACACCAAGAAAAGTCCAAGCAAACCAAAATGCATCACTGCAAACCATGTGAGAATGCTCACTACATTTTTGTGTTTGGGGCAggagcaagaaaataaatacagggAGATGGTCCTGCACTCTGGATTAGTCCATATTTGGGTGAGAGAAACATTGCTATCCAATTAAACATGAAGCAATGGCATATTTGGCAGTGGTCGTTATCTGGGCAACACACCAGGCAATATACTAGCATAGTGCCTTCAGACTACTGAGCAGAACAAGCACGAAAGTATTGAGCAAGTACACTTGGTAGCTGGGTCAGATCAAGCTTGAATCACATTTCCACCACAAAGGAACTGCTCCAAAGTTAATTTTGGACCGAACAAAGATCACCTCCTCTCAAGGGTCTTGGATGATGTTGTTTTGGTCCACACCCGAGTATGATTACTGTGTTCACACCTGCCCATATGAATCGCACCAATGTGTGAAATGAACCAGATGAGTCAGATTCAACCAAActaaaaagcacaggtgttaaaACACactaaaggtaacaaaatccacctaacagcacctctaaagcttaccaattaatattttgtatcttgtttgcttttaaaaacacGTTGTTGTGGTTATCGGAAGGCTGTATactggactatttctttggcaggagcagtgacttcctgccCTTCCTAACTGTGACGATACCAGGCATTTGTTTAACcagtacaaaaactgaagtttaGAAATGACACTACAGTTTTACGGGAAAGCTGTGTGCCAAACTACTTCCTGGCTGGACACCATGATGTTACCTCCAGCACATAGTCCCAATAAAACTTGAActgccattttgtttttgtacagattaaataaaaaaatgcatgttaattaatgagtttTAAAGGAGTTAGTAaaatggattttgttacctttgaacagagccaggcttgttgtttccacctgcttccagtctttaggCTAGGCTAACCTTAATACTTTGTGTAAAGACAtaagagtggcatcaatctaCTTATTTAACCCCCGGCAAGACAGCGGATAGgtccatttctcaaaatgttgaactactcctttaagTGTACATCTATTTGCTTCAGTTCATGATGGTAAGAATGTGGTGGCGCAGCACTGGTCTTAACTTAATGATGAAATATCCATGTTAAATGAGGGCTACTGTTGTCAGTACTCACAGAAAAGAAGCTGGAGTCAAAGTGAAGCAGAGTCATGAACATGAGCACTAGCAGTACTCGACCGCCCAGCTGCATGTACTGCTTTGGCGAACTCTCTCCCATGGAGGGGACTCCAGCAAACATGCTTTTTCCTTCTGAACGAgactcagccagcagcaggagcagaccACCTCCGAGAGCGAGGTTTCTGGGAGACGAGAGAGGTTGGTTATTTTTGGACAGTGCCTGTCAGACCTGCACTCATTCAAGCAGTATATTGACTGGAATACAGAGTACATGCACCACAGTCAGGTTTGCTGCGGCTGATTTCAATCACAACactgcttattttattttaggaaTTTTAGATCTGGTTCTCCAAATTACATCAATTATTTATTGGCAATCAAAACTGACatcatttgtctttctgttaATCAACTCATTGATCACACAACTCCTTTCACCACTACAGTTTACACTGTCTGACTTTGCACTAACAACCACCTCACACATCGCACTGTATTTATAACAGATTTCTCTGATGGTTGATGACTCATCTGGCCTGTCAATGTTTAAATTAATCCCAGGTCTTGGACAAAGTAATTACAGCAATCATTGTTTTTTGCTTGACAAATGAGATGCTTTCTCATCTGCTACCActtcaaacacatcaaagtTGCCGTCAATGCAGCAAAGGCACTGCAAGCTGTCTAACTGGCAAAGGGGGTTCTTAACTATGATCATAGAGGTGAAATTCAAAATAGGACAACACACAATGATTTGGAAATCACTTATGGCTGATTGTGTTTGGGAGTTGATAAGCTGGTGCAACTTTGTGTACGGAGGTTATTGTGCTtggaagactttttttttttttttagcactgaTTAAAACTACACTGAGTGACACTTACCTCATCAAAAATTTAAGGTCCCATAAAATGCTGTATGCAACAGTCTGGTagggaaaaaagacatttaagatCAGACACAAAGACATACTGCTTGTGTACATTAAGAACGTAATTGTGATGTAATTGTTCTCACCTGTAGTGCTATGATGCCAAATAGTCCAAAGCAGGCATACTGTACAAAATTTCTACTGAGGATGAGGACACAGCCAcctgtgaggacacacacaattTGGCAAAGATATTAAAGAAgttacattcatttccattttcttatTCACAATGATAAATGCCATGTTATCTGAAACTGGTAGGCAAAACAAGTAGTAGGACTGGTCCATGGATTAATACTGTTTATGTCACACTATGACTAAAACCATATCATTCTATTTGACAGTTGCCATGTCATGCTTTGGCGATTATAGCATGTGGTCATTGTAGCTTCATGTCACACTTCTCACAATAATGGAGCCTGCAACAACTGGACACATCATCTGCCTTCTGCTAAGTTTTAGGTGTTGCCATCATCAGGGTGCAGCATGCGAACTTCTTGCTCCTTgacctccacccccaccccaaaaaacaaaaaagatgtaaCTTCTTACAATGGTACAATCTGATTTCATCTCATATCCTCAGTTTAACATGACCAGGGACTGCCTCCCATTTACTTACCCAGCTGTCCTATGAGGTTAAGCAGCACAAAGCACGTAGCCAGGAAGTAGCCGCAGCTCCAGGTACCCTCGATGTAGTCTCTCTGCTCATTCCACTGGAACCACATGCGGATGCCATCTTCCAGGAAGGTGCTGATGAGACACAGACGTGCCAGATGGGGCAGGTACTGTTTGGTTACCCGCAGGAACTGAACAACAGTGGAAAAGAAGACGATTTATGATTCACAAGAACAAGGATGACTTGAAGAGCAAAGAAGAATAAAAGGATGTGGTTTCTAGGGTGTTGCTGAACTTGCTTAgaaaagcaaactgaaaaaacaacGTAACTGTATCACCAAGCTGTAACAGATCTAACGGAATTTCAACAAAAGttccctttttaaaaacacagtaataTTTAGACCTGCTTCTACTCAAACACATCTCAGAGAAAGAAGTCAATTATTATTTACATTGTCAATTATAAGGGTAGGAATTAAGCCACTAGTCATTTGAATGCAATTGCCAAGCTTAGTGAA
The Chelmon rostratus isolate fCheRos1 chromosome 19, fCheRos1.pri, whole genome shotgun sequence DNA segment above includes these coding regions:
- the surf4 gene encoding surfeit locus protein 4; translation: MGQEDLMNTAEDVADQFLRVTKQYLPHLARLCLISTFLEDGIRMWFQWNEQRDYIEGTWSCGYFLATCFVLLNLIGQLGGCVLILSRNFVQYACFGLFGIIALQTVAYSILWDLKFLMRNLALGGGLLLLLAESRSEGKSMFAGVPSMGESSPKQYMQLGGRVLLVLMFMTLLHFDSSFFSILQNMVGTALIILVAIGFKTKLAALTLVLWLLAINVYFNAFWTIPAYKPMHDFLKYDFFQTTSVIGGLLLVVALGPGGVSMDEKKKEW